The proteins below come from a single Candidatus Palauibacter polyketidifaciens genomic window:
- the rsmI gene encoding 16S rRNA (cytidine(1402)-2'-O)-methyltransferase has product MTGTLYVVGTPIGNLDDMPRRAVGILRSVDVCYAEDTRRSGTLLARLKANVPLRSLHMHNERARVEELLAALAGGGSAALVSDAGTPTVSDPGSRAVAAAREAGHEVLAVPGPSAVLAALSVSGFPADRFHFLGFVPRRGRERSAWIDSLRSCVDTAVAFEAPGRLVALLEELAEAGLGERAAVVCRELTKLHEETTAGSVRELVSAFATREVRGEVTLVFGEGEAGNEALDLAVLMEEARHWSRDGLRRREIADRLAAEFGLSRNEAYRVSLQVQEAPSE; this is encoded by the coding sequence GTGACGGGAACGCTCTACGTGGTCGGCACGCCGATCGGCAATCTGGACGACATGCCGCGGCGTGCAGTCGGGATTCTGCGTTCGGTCGATGTGTGTTACGCGGAAGACACGCGGCGCTCGGGTACGCTGCTCGCGCGGCTGAAGGCCAACGTCCCGTTGCGGTCGCTGCACATGCACAACGAGCGCGCACGGGTGGAGGAGTTGCTCGCGGCCCTCGCCGGGGGAGGCTCCGCGGCCCTGGTGTCCGACGCGGGAACGCCGACCGTGTCCGACCCCGGCTCGCGGGCGGTCGCCGCCGCCCGCGAGGCGGGGCACGAGGTGCTTGCCGTACCCGGTCCTTCCGCCGTGCTGGCGGCGCTCTCCGTGTCCGGATTTCCGGCGGACCGGTTTCATTTTCTCGGATTCGTGCCACGGCGGGGCCGCGAACGCTCCGCCTGGATCGACAGCCTCCGGTCATGCGTGGACACCGCCGTCGCGTTCGAGGCGCCGGGGCGGCTGGTCGCGCTCCTCGAAGAATTGGCGGAAGCGGGTCTGGGTGAGCGAGCGGCCGTCGTCTGTCGGGAGCTGACGAAGCTGCACGAGGAGACGACGGCCGGATCCGTGCGCGAGTTGGTGTCGGCATTCGCGACGCGCGAGGTCAGGGGCGAGGTGACGCTCGTGTTCGGGGAAGGCGAGGCAGGCAACGAAGCGCTCGATCTGGCGGTCCTGATGGAAGAGGCGCGACATTGGTCGCGCGATGGCCTGCGGCGGCGCGAGATCGCCGACCGCCTGGCTGCGGAGTTCGGTCTGAGCCGGAACGAGGCCTACCGCGTGAGCTTGCAGGTTCAAGAGGCGCCCTCGGAATGA
- a CDS encoding Ig-like domain-containing protein: MVAFIADGKLLSAIMALLITLACAREMPPPGARPDEVPPSIVRIRPAPDSTVVDFDGALEIRFSEPVRIPNGLARQMFVTPMEVYEAETGFSDLRLRPEDGWRDSVMYCFTIPTDGINDLLRNGMEIPVEFCFSTGAEIPETMVEGEVIDALTAQPLEEARVIFWAGPDSIPYGAITDSIGRFAARGLPPGEYEAFGFVDRNRNMIPDRALESHDSAFVSASPDSLTELRFVVVAPDTTPPLLARALVVGSETVQLEFDDYLLNPQPEEPGLAIRDSATNEMLEIVASLMGSADEVTFPADSAALADSVAAADSAAVEDSAAVADTAEVEAPSPDSVAGAASDSIAEEDPVLPSRFITVRLGAALDSGTYRVAVTGVVNVRGLAGGGDTSFVAEPEPPAADSVAVADSAAAEGDSVAVEQDSVPSAPDTLDLPGVPPDTLGAPPDTAAAPPDTVAAPPDTVGAPPDTAGAPPDTVRRRA, encoded by the coding sequence TTGGTCGCGTTCATCGCCGACGGGAAGCTCCTTTCGGCGATCATGGCCCTCCTCATCACGCTGGCCTGCGCACGGGAGATGCCTCCGCCGGGCGCGCGGCCGGACGAGGTCCCGCCGTCCATCGTCCGCATCCGTCCCGCGCCGGATTCGACGGTCGTGGACTTCGACGGCGCGCTCGAAATCCGTTTCAGCGAACCGGTGCGGATACCGAACGGCCTTGCCAGGCAGATGTTCGTCACCCCGATGGAGGTGTACGAGGCGGAGACCGGATTCTCGGATCTGCGTCTTCGGCCGGAGGACGGGTGGCGGGACAGCGTCATGTACTGTTTCACGATTCCGACCGACGGGATCAACGATCTCCTGCGCAACGGGATGGAAATCCCGGTCGAATTCTGCTTCTCCACGGGCGCGGAGATCCCCGAAACCATGGTCGAGGGAGAGGTGATCGACGCACTGACGGCGCAACCGCTGGAGGAGGCGCGGGTCATCTTCTGGGCGGGTCCGGATTCCATTCCATACGGTGCCATCACGGACAGCATCGGAAGGTTCGCGGCGCGCGGGTTGCCGCCGGGCGAGTACGAGGCTTTCGGGTTCGTCGATCGCAATCGCAACATGATTCCCGATCGCGCGCTGGAGTCCCATGACAGCGCGTTCGTGTCGGCCTCGCCGGACTCGCTGACGGAGTTGAGGTTCGTCGTCGTGGCGCCGGACACCACGCCGCCCCTGCTCGCTCGCGCCCTCGTGGTGGGAAGCGAGACGGTGCAACTCGAATTCGATGACTACCTTCTCAATCCCCAACCGGAGGAACCCGGCCTCGCGATTCGGGACTCCGCGACCAACGAAATGCTGGAGATCGTGGCGAGCCTCATGGGTTCGGCCGACGAGGTGACGTTCCCCGCCGACTCCGCCGCGCTGGCGGACTCCGTGGCGGCGGCGGATTCCGCGGCCGTTGAGGACTCGGCCGCGGTCGCCGACACCGCGGAAGTGGAAGCCCCGAGCCCGGATTCCGTCGCCGGCGCGGCCTCCGACTCCATCGCGGAAGAGGATCCCGTCCTTCCCTCCAGGTTCATCACCGTGCGGCTCGGGGCGGCGCTCGACTCCGGGACATACCGGGTTGCGGTTACGGGCGTGGTGAACGTGCGCGGTCTCGCGGGAGGCGGCGATACGTCCTTCGTGGCGGAGCCGGAGCCCCCGGCTGCGGACTCCGTGGCCGTTGCGGACTCTGCCGCCGCCGAGGGTGATTCCGTAGCCGTGGAGCAGGATTCGGTGCCATCGGCGCCGGACACGCTCGACCTCCCCGGAGTCCCGCCGGACACTCTCGGGGCGCCGCCGGATACCGCCGCGGCGCCGCCGGACACGGTTGCGGCGCCACCGGACACCGTCGGGGCGCCGCCGGACACGGCTGGAGCCCCGCCGGACACGGTTCGACGGCGCGCATGA
- the selA gene encoding L-seryl-tRNA(Sec) selenium transferase has protein sequence MTDPRRRLPSMDALLKEPELVPLIDRYGRETVKDSLRRALDRARAGAGQERSDSVDLLRAAERDLEARSRPSLRRTLNGTGVVLHTNLGRAPLADAAGRAQAEAAGYGNVELSLATGRRGSRYDHCSEVVCELTGAGAAIIANNNAAAVALVVNELARGREVLVSRGELVEIGGTFRIPDVVGRSGGRLREVGTTNRTRVSDYAAAVSESTGLILRVHPSNYRVEGFSARPPLAALVSLSRERGIPLAHDLGSGLLDADLLPDFPEGPTARGSLAAGVDLATWSGDKLLGGPQAGIIAGDAALIGRLRRNPLLRAFRVDKTTLAALEATLMLYRDPELAVRRVPALRMLREPVEAVEARAAAARIEPPQRSGARVEVVPTEAMVGGGAFPGFAIPSAGWAVTGIDVERLAAECRAGPLPLIGRIERAAFIVDVRTLPGEETARAAATLTSALDRLADV, from the coding sequence ATGACGGACCCGCGCCGCCGGCTCCCTTCCATGGACGCGCTCCTCAAGGAACCCGAGCTCGTCCCTCTGATCGACCGCTACGGTCGCGAGACGGTGAAGGACTCGCTCCGCCGGGCCCTGGACCGTGCCCGCGCGGGAGCCGGTCAAGAGCGGTCCGATTCGGTCGATCTCCTACGGGCGGCGGAACGCGATCTGGAGGCGCGATCCCGGCCATCGCTGCGGCGGACGCTGAACGGAACGGGCGTCGTGCTCCACACCAACCTCGGCCGGGCGCCGCTCGCCGACGCGGCGGGTCGCGCCCAGGCGGAGGCCGCCGGCTATGGGAACGTGGAACTCTCCCTCGCGACGGGCCGCCGCGGCTCGCGATACGACCACTGCAGCGAAGTCGTCTGCGAGCTGACGGGTGCGGGCGCGGCGATCATCGCAAACAACAACGCGGCGGCCGTGGCGCTCGTCGTGAACGAACTGGCGCGAGGCCGCGAGGTGCTCGTGTCCCGCGGGGAACTCGTCGAAATCGGAGGCACGTTCAGGATCCCCGATGTCGTGGGTCGGAGCGGCGGCAGGTTGCGGGAGGTCGGCACGACGAACCGGACACGAGTCTCCGACTATGCGGCGGCCGTCAGCGAATCGACCGGACTCATTCTGCGGGTCCACCCCTCGAACTACCGCGTCGAGGGCTTCTCGGCGCGCCCCCCGCTCGCGGCTCTGGTGTCTCTCTCCCGGGAGCGCGGGATCCCGCTCGCGCACGACCTCGGCTCCGGACTGCTCGACGCCGATCTCCTGCCCGACTTCCCGGAGGGACCCACCGCGCGGGGTTCGCTGGCCGCGGGCGTCGACCTCGCGACCTGGAGCGGCGACAAGCTCCTCGGGGGACCGCAGGCCGGGATCATCGCCGGCGATGCGGCGTTGATCGGGCGTTTGCGCCGGAATCCCCTCCTCCGGGCGTTTCGGGTGGACAAGACGACGCTCGCCGCCCTCGAAGCCACACTGATGCTCTACCGCGACCCGGAGCTTGCCGTCCGGCGCGTACCGGCGCTGCGGATGCTGCGCGAGCCGGTGGAGGCGGTCGAAGCCCGCGCGGCCGCCGCACGCATCGAGCCTCCACAGCGAAGTGGAGCCCGCGTGGAGGTGGTCCCGACCGAGGCCATGGTCGGAGGAGGCGCCTTTCCCGGGTTCGCGATTCCCTCGGCCGGGTGGGCCGTGACGGGGATCGATGTCGAGCGGCTCGCGGCGGAGTGCCGCGCCGGCCCCCTCCCGCTCATCGGCCGCATCGAGCGTGCGGCGTTCATCGTCGATGTGCGGACCCTGCCCGGCGAGGAAACGGCCCGAGCCGCCGCAACTCTCACCTCGGCGCTCGATCGGCTCGCCGATGTCTGA
- the purN gene encoding phosphoribosylglycinamide formyltransferase: MSDAVRIAVLASGGGSNFQALVDRFQRPDSPEREVVGVIASREGAGVLERARRAGVASAVSPPATSEEAATFLRRTLDEWRSDIVVLAGYMKLVPEAVVRAYWGRVLNIHPALLPSFGGQGMYGARVHRAVIDAGVRITGATVHFVDEAYDRGPILCQWPVPVLAGDTPESVAARVLTVEHRILPAAVEALASGAVRLEADRRVRWVREWFETESFTNREG; the protein is encoded by the coding sequence ATGTCTGACGCCGTGAGGATCGCCGTCCTCGCGTCGGGAGGCGGTTCCAACTTCCAGGCGCTCGTCGACCGCTTCCAGCGCCCGGACAGCCCGGAGCGCGAGGTCGTCGGGGTGATCGCCAGTCGCGAAGGGGCCGGCGTCCTCGAACGGGCGCGGCGGGCCGGGGTGGCGTCGGCGGTCTCGCCGCCGGCGACGAGCGAAGAAGCGGCGACCTTCCTCCGCCGCACGCTCGACGAGTGGCGAAGCGACATCGTGGTCCTGGCCGGCTACATGAAACTGGTGCCCGAAGCCGTCGTGCGGGCCTACTGGGGGAGGGTCCTGAACATCCACCCCGCGCTGCTGCCCTCCTTCGGCGGCCAGGGGATGTACGGCGCCCGCGTGCATCGCGCGGTCATCGACGCCGGCGTTCGGATCACCGGAGCGACCGTCCATTTCGTTGACGAGGCGTACGACCGGGGTCCGATCCTGTGCCAGTGGCCCGTACCCGTGCTCGCGGGCGATACTCCGGAGTCCGTCGCGGCCCGCGTACTGACGGTGGAGCACCGGATTCTGCCCGCGGCCGTGGAAGCCCTCGCTTCGGGGGCGGTCCGTCTGGAAGCGGACCGTCGGGTCCGCTGGGTTCGCGAGTGGTTCGAGACGGAATCGTTCACCAACCGGGAAGGATGA
- a CDS encoding valine--tRNA ligase: MGDSQPSTELSSRYDPAGLEQPMYERWVEAGLFHVPAADVERPYVIVIPPPNVTAALHMGHGLNNTLQDVLIRRRRMQGYDTLWVPGTDHAGIATQNVVERQLRGDGLTRFDFGRTDFVARVWEWVDEYGGRIIDQLRTIGCSCDWERTRFTLDEGLSNAVREVFVRLYEKGLIYRGRYIINWCPRCRTALSNEEAEHRDLDGKLYRLKYPLADGGHVEVATTRPETMLGDTGLAVSPGDERYRNLVGREAELPLVGRPLPIVADDHVDPEFGSGVVKVTPAHDPNDFEIGRRHGLEALNVMTDGGAMNDAVPEAYRGLDRFEARKRVVADLDAGGWLVGVEDHAHAVGRCYRCDTVVEPRLSLQWFVRMKPLAEPGLAAYESGELRFHPPRFGRVYRNWMENIRDWCISRQLWWGHRIPVWYCDVPECGEVIVSTGDPDNCPSCGGELRQDEDVLDTWFSSWLWPFSTLGWPERTADLRSFYPTATLVTAPEILFFWVARMIMAGFEFMGELPFTDVLLNGTVRDHLGRRMSKSLGNGVDPLEVVELYGADAMRFTLVRGSPLGTDIQLDNENLEAAFRPGRNFANKMWNAARFALPHARWDGERDAPEPTALADRWIRSRLARVAHEMDAAYEGYRLHEAAEVGHSFVWGDFCDWYLELAKHRLNGDRESARDVGHTLTRVMRGWLSLLHPIVPFVTEAIAARLPDANAAGSLVTGPWPECPDDWIDPDADAGIEALQEFVGTVRALRAEYGVEPGTRVRVRVTDPSPALRSALGEEGGSIARLAGLSEVEGVAEDAGTASVDGAGAHAVLRSGGGLFLPLEGVIDLETERGRIRAELERTANLLARSRGKLENAGFLGNAPEVVIAREREKVTSLGAQRTRLEEKLRSLRAEV, from the coding sequence TTGGGTGACTCTCAACCGTCCACCGAGCTTTCCTCCCGCTACGATCCCGCGGGGCTCGAACAGCCGATGTACGAGCGCTGGGTCGAGGCGGGGCTGTTTCACGTTCCGGCCGCGGACGTCGAGCGGCCCTACGTGATCGTGATCCCCCCGCCGAACGTCACCGCCGCGCTGCACATGGGTCACGGGCTCAACAACACCCTGCAGGACGTCCTCATCCGTCGGCGGCGGATGCAGGGATACGACACCCTGTGGGTGCCGGGCACGGATCACGCCGGGATCGCGACGCAGAACGTCGTCGAGCGGCAGCTGCGCGGAGACGGGCTCACACGCTTCGACTTCGGCCGGACAGATTTCGTCGCGCGCGTGTGGGAGTGGGTCGACGAGTACGGGGGACGGATCATCGACCAGCTGCGCACCATCGGGTGTTCCTGCGACTGGGAGCGGACGCGGTTCACGCTCGACGAGGGACTTTCCAACGCGGTGCGCGAGGTCTTCGTCCGCCTCTACGAGAAGGGCCTCATCTACCGCGGCCGTTACATCATCAACTGGTGTCCCCGCTGCCGCACCGCGCTCTCGAACGAGGAAGCGGAGCACCGCGACCTGGACGGCAAGCTCTACCGCCTGAAGTACCCGCTGGCCGACGGCGGACACGTGGAAGTCGCGACGACGCGGCCGGAGACGATGCTCGGCGATACGGGGCTCGCCGTCTCGCCCGGGGACGAGCGCTACCGGAACCTGGTCGGCCGGGAGGCGGAACTGCCGCTGGTCGGGCGGCCTCTCCCGATCGTGGCCGATGACCATGTCGACCCCGAGTTCGGGTCGGGCGTCGTGAAGGTGACGCCGGCCCACGATCCGAACGACTTCGAGATCGGACGGCGTCACGGGCTCGAAGCGCTGAACGTGATGACGGACGGGGGGGCCATGAATGACGCCGTCCCGGAGGCCTACCGCGGCCTGGACCGTTTCGAGGCGCGGAAGCGCGTCGTGGCGGACCTCGATGCGGGCGGCTGGCTCGTGGGCGTGGAGGACCATGCTCACGCCGTCGGGCGGTGCTATCGCTGCGACACCGTCGTCGAGCCGCGCCTGAGCCTCCAGTGGTTCGTTCGCATGAAGCCCCTCGCGGAACCGGGGCTCGCCGCCTACGAGAGCGGGGAACTTCGCTTCCACCCCCCGCGATTCGGCCGCGTGTACCGCAACTGGATGGAGAACATCCGCGACTGGTGCATCAGCCGGCAGCTGTGGTGGGGACACCGGATCCCGGTCTGGTATTGCGATGTCCCCGAATGCGGCGAAGTGATCGTTTCCACCGGGGACCCGGATAACTGCCCCTCCTGCGGAGGCGAGCTGCGCCAGGACGAAGACGTGCTGGATACGTGGTTCAGCTCGTGGCTGTGGCCCTTCTCGACGCTGGGCTGGCCGGAGCGGACCGCGGACCTCCGGTCGTTCTATCCCACGGCGACGCTCGTCACGGCGCCCGAGATCCTCTTCTTCTGGGTGGCTCGCATGATCATGGCGGGCTTCGAGTTCATGGGAGAGTTGCCGTTCACCGATGTCCTGTTGAACGGGACGGTCCGGGACCACCTCGGCCGCCGCATGTCCAAATCTCTCGGGAACGGGGTTGATCCTCTGGAAGTTGTTGAACTGTATGGTGCTGATGCCATGCGCTTCACGCTCGTTCGAGGGTCTCCCCTCGGAACGGACATCCAGCTGGACAACGAGAATCTGGAAGCCGCCTTCCGTCCGGGGCGCAACTTCGCGAACAAGATGTGGAACGCGGCGCGGTTCGCGCTGCCGCACGCCCGCTGGGACGGTGAGAGGGACGCGCCGGAACCGACGGCGCTCGCGGACCGGTGGATCCGAAGCCGTCTCGCGCGGGTAGCGCACGAGATGGACGCGGCCTACGAAGGCTATCGTCTCCACGAGGCCGCGGAGGTCGGCCACTCGTTCGTGTGGGGAGATTTCTGCGACTGGTACCTGGAGTTGGCGAAGCACCGGCTGAACGGAGACCGCGAATCGGCCCGGGACGTGGGACACACGCTGACGCGCGTGATGCGCGGCTGGCTTTCCCTCCTCCATCCGATCGTGCCCTTCGTCACGGAAGCGATCGCGGCGAGGTTGCCGGACGCAAACGCTGCGGGTTCGCTCGTCACGGGACCGTGGCCGGAATGCCCCGACGACTGGATCGACCCCGATGCGGATGCGGGAATCGAAGCGTTGCAGGAGTTTGTCGGGACGGTGCGGGCGCTGCGCGCGGAATACGGCGTGGAGCCGGGAACCCGGGTTCGCGTCAGGGTGACGGATCCGTCGCCGGCCCTGCGGTCGGCTCTGGGCGAGGAGGGAGGGAGCATCGCCCGCCTGGCGGGGCTGTCCGAAGTGGAGGGGGTCGCGGAGGACGCCGGCACGGCTTCCGTGGACGGAGCCGGGGCGCACGCCGTGCTCCGCTCGGGCGGGGGACTCTTCCTCCCGCTGGAGGGGGTCATCGACCTGGAAACCGAACGGGGGCGCATCCGTGCGGAGCTGGAACGAACCGCCAATCTGCTCGCGCGGAGCCGCGGCAAGCTCGAAAACGCGGGCTTCCTCGGTAACGCGCCCGAGGTAGTCATCGCGCGGGAGCGGGAGAAAGTGACGTCGCTGGGAGCACAACGCACCCGTCTCGAGGAGAAGCTCCGATCGCTGCGGGCGGAAGTCTGA
- the trxA gene encoding thioredoxin, producing MADAANGGPVEITDANFADEIEGAEGLAMVDFWAEWCGPCRLVGPIVDELAQEYAGRVTVGKLDVDANPQTAFRFNVRSIPSILFFRDGEVVDTLVGAHPRDSLEKKIREHA from the coding sequence ATGGCTGACGCTGCGAACGGAGGGCCCGTCGAGATCACGGATGCGAATTTCGCCGACGAGATCGAGGGTGCCGAGGGTCTGGCAATGGTCGATTTTTGGGCGGAGTGGTGCGGCCCGTGCCGGCTCGTCGGGCCGATCGTCGACGAACTCGCGCAGGAGTACGCGGGTCGCGTCACGGTCGGGAAACTCGATGTGGATGCGAACCCGCAGACCGCATTCCGCTTCAACGTGCGCTCGATCCCGAGCATCCTCTTCTTCAGGGATGGCGAGGTCGTTGACACCCTCGTGGGGGCGCACCCCAGGGATTCTCTCGAGAAGAAGATCCGCGAGCACGCCTGA